Sequence from the Saccopteryx bilineata isolate mSacBil1 chromosome 6, mSacBil1_pri_phased_curated, whole genome shotgun sequence genome:
CCTTTCTTCCAGTGAAATTTACAGAGCCCCCAAGTATGAAACGGGGCACCCATGTGTTGGCACAGATGTTCCCGTTCTCTCCCTCTGTTGGGGGCACCACCACCCCCAATCTCTCCTGGAAATTCTAGGAATCCACAGAACGAACTTGAAAATCATGTCACGATGGCAGGAGCGAAGATATGTTTGcagtgctgggggtgggaggtgggggtgggcccCTCCTTCAGAGCCGCAGTTAGCCCCCAGCTGTGGGGTCTCTGGCCTCCACTGCTCTTGGTAGATGCAAACGGGTGGGAGGCCCCGCCCCTCGTGGGTGTAACCTACCCTTTCCTGCTCCTCCGCCTATTGGCCCGTTCTTTAGGCGGCCTACAGCCGTCATTCTGATTTCACACCTGACTTTGTCACTCCTTAAATTCCCTCCATGGCTCCCCATCCCTCGTGAGCACTCAGGTCTTACCTGACGCTGTGCCTGCATCCTTGCGGGCCTTCTCTACCACTCCCCAGGGACACCTGCTGGCTGGTCCACCCCCCCCTTCATCACGCCCCTTCTCAGCCACCGGCCACACTCCGCCTCCGGCACTGGATTCGGTGTGCAGGTCCCTTATGCTCCAGACACCTCCTCTCACTCCCTGcgtctcagccccagccccacctccctctctgctCCAGAGCTGGTGTTCAGCCTTCTCTGGGGCACCTCGTGAACTTTGgtctctgcttgtctttctcctCTGCTTGAATAGaaactccttgagggcagagaTGCGTTGGGGAAGGAGCTTTATGCATGTCCCCAAGTCCCAGCAGATACCTGACCATAAAGGGCACATaccatttgaatgaatgaattctcaAGTTGCCACAGTGCACCTGCGGAGATGTCGATGGCAGTTAATACGTAAATCAGCTCCAAGTTAGTAAAAAACGGAGGCTATTTCTCAAAGTCTCCTTGTTGCAAGCCTTTTataatgtgtttatttaaaaGAGTGCTCAGGTTTGCAAGGCGGGTGTTTGTTGAGGTGCTTCCCCTGTTCTGCGGAACTCTTTCTACCCAAGTGGGCGGGCTGTGGTTGTGTGAACAACACCACCGGACTCGTAATACAGGGGCTAGGTCAGAGTCACGGGAGGGGCGTGTATGTGCGAGGTTGTGCGTGTGACAGATGGCTGGGTCTCCTGATGAGCTGCTCACTTGAAAATTGTCTTTCTGCAGGTGATGTATCACCAATCAGTATGTCTCCCATCAGTCAGTCTCAGTTCATTCCACTCGGGGAAATCCTCTGCTTGGCCATCTCCGCAATGAACTCCGCACGAAAACCTGTCACCCAAGAAGCCCTGATGGAGCACCTGACCACGTGTTTCCCAGGTAACAGGAGAAGCATGTTGCACTTTCCAGACGGATGTGCGCCCTAGCTGTGCCGGAACTGCGAATGGACAGTTCctctcctgtttaaaaaaaaaaacaacaaaaaaacaatctttgCCAAAACTGACCAGAAACTTTTCTTTAGTTTTGTAATTAAACATAAAGGCACCCATGtaacttcaaaaataatttgCCTTCTTCAGctgtaatgtattttttaatgggcACTGAGAAAAAGGAAATTCAATAGGGATCCGTGAGGAATTCGGGCGGAAAGCACCGAGATTCCGTTCTACCTCTGCAACACAACTTTCGTTAAATACACCAGCATCGTGATTCACGCAAAGCGAGTCAGAAGCAACTGAAACTTTAATCCTAAGGGATTCGACTACAGAGAGCGTGATGGAAAAATAAGCATACCTTGCACGCTTAGGTCACGGCCCGATGAGTTTTAAGAATATGATAATTGGTAAGTTAGTTAAGAGCTCAtcgtaaaagaaaaaataaagtgttttctcttagctattataaaaagAAGACAGTAGCCCAGCTGCTGCGTGAACGGCATTCGATGCCTCTGGTGCTGGGAGCAGAGTGGGGGTGGTGATGAGCTTGAAGCCCGCGTGCCCAGTCTGGAGAGACGCAGCCCACGCACGGCTCAGCTGCAGGGTGCTATTCTCTTTCCCCCCAAAGCGGAGGGCCTTGCCAGACTTGCCAAATCTTCTCATTTTTCAAGAGAATCTGGAAATTCAATTTTAGGGGGCACCTCTAGATTGCCCTCCATATTGGCAGTTGTGTGCCGTGTACATTTTAATACGTGGATGCCAGTGACACACAGGTCAGATAAAAACACATGATTGGGCCGCCAGTTTCCCAGCTTGGTTTGGAGGCAACCTATACCTAGGTTGACATAGAGCTTACACGACACACAaacgccccccctcccccaccttttcGTTCAACCGAGAAGAGACATTAGTTGGCTGAATCAGTTTCCGTTTGCTACAAACAATCTTAGAACATGAGAGCCAGGCAACGGTAAACATTTACTTAGCTCCTGCGTCTGTGGCTTCTCCAGCACTCAGCTGATTCAGGCAGGTCCTAGCCAGCTGGCCCTGCTCCACCTGTGCCCCATCATCTCTGGAAAAGGGGGCAAGCAGAGTCTTACTCTGTGCATCGAGAGCCTGCCCGGTTGTGCCAGGGCTCTTCCACCTTTTGGTCTTGCCACGCCCACTAACATTTCATTGGCCAAACTCAAAGTCAGGGGTGGGGGGAACGCACCCGGTCCTggggagaaggcagacagactgtTTCTGAGTAAGTAGTAATTTACCATatcgagcccccccccccactctagtgatttttccttctttcagtTTTCCAGTTAATATGTGTGAAAGTACTGTCTAAAAACTCTGACAGGAACCCACTCTTGCAACTTATAAACTAACTTACGTTTCATAGCATATCATGATCTCTGAATGTTCTTCACTGTcggattatttgtctttctttattaaCTTCCAGGCAAACCCATTTCCTTTTGGTAGTCAGGTAAGAGAGGGGTCTGCTTGGATGGAAAACTTATCTTTGTCCTCGAAGCTCTAAAAATCCAAATTCCAGTGAACTTTCAGAGTGGAATCTGTAATTGATAGGACAtgcaaatgttaaaaaatatacatcACAACCCTGTCCCTTTCAGGTGACCCCTACAGATTTCTAGTGGAACCAATTGAAAATAGCAGTCACTAAACTAGGacttgcaaaataaaatgatcatCATCCATATCACTGACTTTCAGTCGAAGCTTTTGAAAATGCATGGGTAGAAGCAGGAAAAATAGTTTTAACAGGGAATATTCctagttttttctttattcaaataaaacagtATTTGATTCATATACTTGTAAATTCAAgacataaaaactttaaatagaaATTCTCTGTGgaaattctttcttattctttcatttgggaatAGAGAGCTTGTTCTTAATGGTAAGGAATGATTACATTGTCGTCATGATTCTCTAATTTTGTAAGGGTTCTAAGACCATCACTTGGAAGGCCTACAATCAGCAAATTCTAGAATAcagttaaatttttgttttacagtAATAGCTATTTTTTATAGATTAATATAGCAGCATAGTACACTCAATCATAAATTTGaaaatcctttttctcttttaacaccGATTGAATATATGCTCTCCTGTAAGATGCAGTCAGTTTTAGATGTGGGCGTGTCACCAGGATTGCTGTGCTGCACAACTGCAGGGGGCGCCAGTCCTGAGGCCGCAGTGGAAGCAGTGTCTCCTCTCAGGCACGGAGCTCTGTGGGAATTGTGACCCCGGAAGTTGTTCACCAGAAAGGCCTGGTTGTCAGGAGGGCTCAACAGCAGCTTTTTTgaattgctgtttttgttttatgctgtgtgttttgttttatgcCAGATCTCAAGAATTGCACAGATCTGGTTTGGGTTATATTACTATTTCAATTCAGAAACTCGcataaaatttgaggaaaaaaaaaccccacaaaaattcaTTCCTGCCTGCCTTGCAATCATTTGCAtaaaaacgtgtgtgtgtgtgtgtgtgtgtgtgtgtgtgtttctcaagAGTTGAGCCCAGACGAAAAGAAAAGCCTGCAGTCAGAAATTAAGCAGTTATATTAAATGATGCATTCTTCATGGGCATTGCTAGCTTTTCCACCTTGGTCCCTAAGGATGCCTTCTGAAGATGGCAACACAACGGGGTGTGCGTTACCTCATAGTTACGGCCTCTGTGTCCCCTTGAGAACTCCAGGCTGTTAGAGTGCGTCCCAGGCTCACCTTCCTAGTTTTGGAAGGATTGGGCCAGCCTGAACTTCTCAGCTTACTGAGCTGTTCTAAGTTGTATCCAATGTACTTTGAAGGTGATTTAGATCTCCCTGGGCCCTGACCCAAAGCTGAGACTACAGATAGCGAATATGTATGGAGAACtcactgtgtcaggcactgttgtGCATACGTTCAACTCACAAACAACCCTATGCCGGTAGGTGCTATTATGATCCACATTTTGATGATAGTAagtagaggctcagagaggttaaataagttGCCTGGGGCGATAACCAGCTATAGTGGTTTTCTAGAGCAGCCGTAACATAGTGCAGGTGGTTTAAACTACAGAGACATATTATATTGTcgtacagttctggaggctagaagtccaaaactGAGGTGTTAGTGGAGTTGCTTGGTTGTGCCTGGAGGCTGTGAGGGATGCACTTGTTCCAGGACTGTCTGCTGGGCCAGGAGCTGGCTGTCTTCTCCCAGAGCCTCTCCTCATGGTCTTctctctatgccaggggtccccaaactttttacacagggggccagttcactgtccctcagaccgttggagggccggactataaaaaaaactatgaacaaatccctatgcacactgcacatatcttattttaaagtaaaaaaacaaaacgggaacaaatacaatatttaaaataaaaaacaagtaaatttaaatcaagaaactgaccagtatttcaatgggaactatgggcctgcttttggctaatgagatggttaatgtgctcctttcattgaccaccaatgaaagaggtgccccttctggaagtgcagcgggggccggataaatggcctcagggggccgcatgtgtcccgcgggtcatagtttggggacccctgctctatgcctTTCTCTATGTTCACATTTCCCCTCACATGGTGGCACCGGTCATATCGGATTAGGGCCcgcctaatgacctcattttaacttgattatctCTATAAAGAACTTATCTCCAAGTAAGGTCCCATTCTGAAGGTTAGGACATCAGCATATGAATGGCAGAGGGTGGGGGTGTGATTCAACCCATAACATTGATTAACAGTGATGGGTTTCCGCCCACAGTCTGGCCCTGGAGCCCAAGCCTTCGGTCTCCACCGGAATTGTCATTTTTGTGGGTCAGACGTGGTTGAATTTTGGCAGCTTAAGTCAACCTGACCTGTTCCCAAATTACTGTCAAGCAACTCATGACATTTTGGTCAGCGACAGACCATCCATAGGATGGCGTTCCCGTAAGATTATAATGAAGCTGAATTTCCTGTAAGAAATGGATGATGGGAAGAGTAGGGTGTGTGTTTCAGGAGGAATTCTTTTTCTCTGACGGGATCAGTGCCTGTGGGGCTTGGCAGCAGGCTCCCTGTCACTCCAGCCCCTCAGCTCTGAGGGCACGGGTTATTACACCCAGGTCAGTCACCCGCTGACCTGTTCCGGCACAGGACagcccatcccccccccccccccaagcactgCACACAGGTCACGACACCCTCCCAGACCTAGCCTGACGGTCTTCAGAGAACATTGCTGTACATTCTGTGTTGAGGACCTGAGGTTCTGCGTAAAGGACGCAGGTTCACGGGAGCGACCTTACCTAGTGACATTCCACTGCCACTCTATGGAAGTTTTCCTGTGGGGGGGGTAGCTTTCCTGTGGGGCCAGCCTGTCCCTGGACTTTAGAAGTATTTTCAGGCAGTGGTGATATAAAGCATAGGTAAGTTTTCTTTCCTCCGTCAGTTCCGTGCCAGAGAGCCTTTTCTGTCAGATAGGGCTGATGGGAGCAAAAGCAAATTTCCAAAGTCAAAATACTGAGTACTCAGTTCTACACCATCTTCGTGTTAAACGCCCCCCACACCCCTTTTTTATGAGTAGCACAGAGTTCCTTGCTCTGACCCCTGCTTCAACATGCAGCAGCCACGCCGCACAGCCATCCCCTCTggccctttctctctccatcgtGCTTTCCTCTTGCTGCTGACCCGcaggccccttcccctcccccctgagCGCCACTCTGTGTGAGCCACGCCCCAGCCAGCTTCTCCCTGGTCCGCCCAGTCAGTcctgcccccagccctgtccACGGAGCAGCGCTGATGGCTTCCAGGCTCTGATTCTGACCCGCTTggaaggaagtggggggggggggaggctggcgGGGCGGTGTAATAACATCCACAGTGGGGCGCAGCAACGCCCTgggcccctggtcggcaaactgtggctcgggagccacatgcagctctttggccccttgagtgtggctcttccacagaagaccacgtgcgggcactacctcgataaggaatgtccctacctatatagtttaagtttaaaaaatttggctctcaaaagaaatttcaatcgttgtactgttgatatttggctctgttgactatgagtttgctgaccactgtcctaggccctcacactcactcaccactgactcacccagagcaacgTCGAGTCCTGTAAGCTCCATTCAAGGTAAGTGTAGGCAGATGgaccatttttaatttattttaataatttttttttatttttcaattacagttgacatacaatatatactagtttcaggtgtgtaACCCAGTGATTGGACATTATATAACTAAGTGATCAGCTCAATAAAtgtagtacccatctgacaccctACATGGTTATTACTATATTATCGGCTGTATTCCTATGCTGAACTTTACATCCCGTGACTATTCTGCAACTACTAATTTGCACTTCTTAaccccttcatttttttctatccattccccccaacctcctccctcttttACCTAATCCTCCAAacccctccccatttttttttatttttataaataaatttttagtaattttaatggggtcacatcaataaatcagggtacatatatttaaagaaaacatgtccaggttatcttgtcattcaattatgttgcatacccatcacccaaagtcagattgtcctccgtcaccttctatctagttttctttatttttatattttttataccatatttttactgtaccttctctatgttttgggggatttttttggagttttttgttgttgttttttacagggacagagagagagagagagggatagatagggacagacaggaacggagagagatgagaagcatcaatcatcagtttttcattgctgttgcaacaccttaattgttcattgattgccttctcatatgtgccttgaccgtgggccttcagcagaccgagtgaccccttgctctagccagtgaccttgggtccaagctggtgagctttttgctcaaaccagatgagcccgcactcaagctgacgaccttggggtctcaaacctggtcctccgcatgcatcccagtccgacgctctatccactgcacctgccgcctggtcaggcccttctctATGTTTAGATAGACAAAGATTTAGCAGTGTGACAGttacagtattcagtacagtaacatgtTGTACAGGTTGGTATCCTGGGAGCAATAAGCTAGACCATACAGCTGGGGTGTGTAGTAGGCTGTGCCATCTAAGTTTGTGTAAGTGCAGGCAGCGATGTTCTCATGATGACGAAAACGCCTAACATTACATTTCTCAGCCTGTATTCCTATAGTGCAGTGATGCGTGACTATATATCATTCAGGTCCATCTTATAATATCGTCACCCGTCATGTGCCTGGCCACGAGGAATAAAGAACACTCAGGAAATAAAGTAAATACACTACAGCCTGGAGAATTTATACTTTCTTAAGTATGCGTACTCTTAATTCTGTGTCTTAAGGTAGACGGGGCATGAACATGCCCACGAAACCCTTTGAAAACGGTTTTGGTTCCTGTACAAAAGAGTATCTGATTTCCCTGGGAAATTTCTAACCTGGCATGAGTGTATTTCTTAGGGCTTTCTGGTTATGAGTTGGGAAAATCACCTTCTTCCTGCAACTTATGCCAAGAAGAGGAAGGATCTGACCTGAAATCCACCAGGGCTATAATCACATTCATAATTGAAGGTGATGATTTCAAAATTGGAGAGTGCTACATCATAAACAATGGTCAAGTCCCGTTGCCCTTTTatctaatttataaaattcagtTCGTTAAGTAaactaaatctttaaaaaatgtttagaacaGTTCCAAGTAGATGTGGTAGCctctatatattttagatttgttTTTCAATACCAAGATGGCTACTTAACCCTATTTCCCTAGATGATTTTATTGAAaaagtcttctttaaaaaaaaaaagaaaaagtcttctttgttcatttgtatcgtatcatgtaaaacattttttatttcttccctcatttaaaaatattctgtcttTAATGATTCAGTTCAGTAAAGGTTTGTAGCAACAGTAACAACCTAACTTCATCtaacttccctctctctcttcccagctcTCATATTCTCCCATTCTGTCGATGGTAACATACTCCCAAGAGTCACCGGAGAAAACTAGAATTCCCACTAAAACTTAATGAACACCTTCAAATGCTGTTTACTTGATATGTGACAATACTTTTCGAAGCTTGGCCAAATGAACAAGATTTTGTCTTAGTTCAGGCTGCTGTAACGAAATACCGTAGGTGGGGTATCTTCAATGACAGACACTTAAAtttgtcacagttctggaggctgggaggtcCGTCCAAGATCAAGGCGCCCGCCCATTGGAGGTCTCGCGAGGAACCTCTTCCTGGTTGGTAGACAGCCGTGTCCTCACATTACACAGAGAGGGCTCTGTCCCTTCTTCTTATAATGTCACATCAcgggggctccaccctcatgatccCGTCTACACCTAAGGTCCCACCTCCTCATGGCATCGTAGTAAGGACTGGGGCAAGACTACATGGGTCTTGGTTGGTGGGAGGGGGACACAAACGTCCAGTGCGCAGCGGACGCTGAGAAACGAGGGTGGGACGTGTTCTTTCTTTGTCCTCACGGGCGTGTTCTCTCGGTTCCAggtgtccccacccccagccaagaGATCCTGCGGCACACGCTGAACACGCTGGTGCGGGAGAGGAAGATCTACCCGACCCCGGACGGCTATTTCATCGTGACCCCCCAGACGTACTTCATAACGCCTTCCCTCATAAGAACTAACAGCAAATGGTACCATTTGGATGAGCGGATACCTGACCGGTCTCAGTGTACCTCCCCGCAGCCCGGCACCATAACGCCCTCCGCCTCGGGCTGCGTCAGGGAGAGGACCTTGCCCCGGAACCACTGCGACTCTTGCCACTGCTGCAGGGAAGACGCGCACAGCATGCACGCCTCCACCCTGCAGAGGAAGCCCGCCAAGGACTGCAAAGACCCCTACTGCCCCCCGTCCCTCTGCCAGGTGCCGCCCACCGAAAAGAGCAAAAGTACCGTCAACTTTTCTTACAAGACAGAAACTCTCTCGAAACCGACGAAGGACGGCGAGAAGCAGTCCAAGaagtttgggctcaagctgttccGGCTCAGTTTCAAAAAGGACAAGACCAAGCAGCTCGCCAACTTCTCTGCCCAGTTCCCCCCCGAGGAGTGGCCCCTGCGGGACGAGGACACGCCCACGACCATCCCGCgggaggtggagatggagatCATCCGGCGGATCAACCCGGACCTGACCGTGGAGAACGTCATGCGGCACACGGCGCTCATGAAGAAGCTCGAGGAGGAGAAGGCGCATCGGAGCAAAGCGGGGTCCTCTGCCCACCACAGCGGGAGGAGTAAAAAGAGCAGGACGCATCGGAAGTCCCACGGGAAGTCTCGGTCCCACAGCAAGACGCGCGTCTCCAAGGGAGACCCGTCCGACGGTTCGCACCTGGAAGTCCCGGGTGACAGGGAGTATGACTTTTGCGACCCTCTGACGAGGGCCCCCAGGGAGGGCTGCTTCATCATCGAGCACAAAGGGGAGAACTTCATTATGCACAGCAACGCCAGCGTGCTCGAGCCCCATTTCCCCATGACGCCGGAGTGGGATGTGTCCGGGGAGCTGGCCAAAAGGAGAACTGAGATGCCTTTTCCTGAACCTTCCCGGGGGAGCTCCCACTCAAAAGTGCACCGAAGCCACAGCCATACCCAGGACCGACGGTCCAGGAACGAGAGGTCCAACAAAGCCAAGGAGAGATCCAGGTCCATGGACAACTCCAAAGGCCCGCTGGGCGCGTCCTCTCTGGGGACGCCTGATGACCTGGCCGAAGGCTGCAGCCAGGACGACCAGACTCCCATCCAGTCCTACATCGACGACAGCACGCTAAGGCCCGCACAGGCTGCCGGTCATCCAAGGGCTCACATTTTGTCCACGAGCTATAAAGAGGTGTGCATTCCAGAAATAGTCGGTGGCGGCAAGGAACCTTCCAGTGCTTGTGGCCTCTTGGAGCCCGGCAAACCGCCCGAGAGTGTGCCGTCCTACGGCGAACTCAACTCTTGTCCGACGAAAGCAGCTGCCGATGACTATTTCCAGTGCAATACCTCCGGCGAGACGGTGCTCACGGCGCCATCGCCTCTGGGAAAGAACAAAGAGGACCATGACACTCTGACCCTGGCAGAAGGGGTGAAGAAACTGCCTCTGTCCGACAGGCAGACCCCGCTTTCCTCCAGGGAGCCTGTAGGGCACAAGGAGGAGTCGCCAAAGGGGCCAGGCGGGGGCCCGGCTGCTTCCGGCTCCTCGGCCGACGGGGTTGCCAATGGACGCCTCATCCAGCATCACAGCGCTGAGCCCAGCAGCCTGGACAAGAGGAAAGAGATCTTCAGCAAAGACACACTGTTCAAACCTCTTCACAGCACCTTGTCTGTAAACAGCTATCACAAATCCAGCCTGTCCCTCCTCAAATCTCACCCGAAGACACCTGTGGACATACTGCCCGGCCGTTGTGAGAAGCTGGAGCCGTCCCTAGGGACCTCGGCGGCACAAGTCCTGCCGGCCCTCCAGCGTCAGCAGGAGTCCGGGGGGAACCAGGAAGCCTCGTTTGACTATTACAACGTCTCTGATGATGACGACTCGGAGGAAGGGGCAAACAAAAACACCGAGGAGGAGAAAAACAGAGATGACGTCGGCACCATGCAGTGGCTCCtcgagagggagaaggaaagagacttGCAGAGGAAGTTTGAGAAGAACCTCACCCTCCTGACCCCCAAAGAAACCGACAGCAGCAGCCACCAGAGGACCACCCACTCGGCACGCCTGGACAGCATGGACAGCAGCAGCATCACTGTGGACAGTGGATTCAACTCCCCACGGTAGGGAGAGGCGGCgctgcacacacatacacctgccagggcctggggcttTTATGCAAATAACTTGAAACGCTTCCGGTTTCACGGTCTCAGTTCTGTGAATGAGGGTTAAGCGTTGTGGGAGTTATTATTGTTAACAACCTGTTTCTGACTTCTTTTTCAGGACTTGAAACAAATGTTTCTGCAGCTGTAGAGATCACCAATCTGGACTGGTGGGTTATTGGCTCCTTTCCTCAAACTTGCATCAGTCCAATCTAACTAAGACGAACATttcccaggatttttttttcttctatgtttatATATGCCACCGTGCTGATAAAGAAAaggattgttttgttttaagtcctTCAGAAGTTGAGCAGAAGGAGTTGTTagttggggatggggtggggtagagaaaaACTTGATTGACTCAGGACAGCGGCCCCTGTAATGAGGACATACAGTTGACTcctgaacaacatgggtttgaactgtgcaggtcAAGTTAGGGCAGATTTTTTTTCCGACAAATACTGTGAATGTATTTTCCTTacgattttcttaataacatttgatGTCCTCTAGCTGAGATAatggtaagaatacagtatactACATATAACATGCAAGTAAGTGTTACttgactgtttatgttatcaATAATGAATGTTTCCGTTCACCAGTAGGCTATtaatagttaagttttggggggagTCAAAGATTATGTGCAGATTTTTAACTGTGCAGGGGAGGTGGGTCAACATTCCTAAACCCATGTTCTTCAGGGATCAACTATAAAAGCCGATCTCAACACCTTACCAGTGGATATAGAAGCTTGTTTCCATTTAACCCCTACTTTCTGTGTGGCCCGCCCCTGTGCTCATACACTCACGTGTCTACAGAGAAGTGGGCCTTATTCCTCCCACAGAAAGATTGGAGGACTCTGTTCTGTTAGGTCAAAGCCTGTGCCCACACTGTTCTTTCTCATCCTGCCAAACTCATACAACCTAATCAGAGTCTCCTCTACTCGTAGTTCCCTCTTTTTGGTCATTCAGCGAAGGGTTGACAAGAGTTGAGAGTGTGTGAGCACGATGGCCGCGTTCTGCACACTGAAGTGGTTCAGGGGTCGAGAAAGCAAAAGAGAATCTATGCagcttcccttttttgttttttcctccttgactcttccttctttctcctcaaaGAGCAGCTCGGGACCTCATTCTCCTCCTATATTCTACTCCAGATTGGTGACTCTGAGATGCAGAAATACATACGATGGAGAGACTCACATTTCTCCTTAGCTGTGATTCCCAAGATTTCACCATATTGATAATTTTAACAAGTATCCAGATGGGATGATGTGCTTTCTAtacttgttttaattattaagaaTTATAATTAGTTCTGCTGTGATCATTTCACTGTATCTATAGATAATTTGAGGACAGAGCACTGCAAAATTAGAATTGGGAATCGTTAATCTGTCACAT
This genomic interval carries:
- the STOX2 gene encoding storkhead-box protein 2 isoform X1, producing the protein MEKFLQIAPHSLAIVLGPAEGPAAERSGAGPPAPPAQPRQLARHHIGYEIFADFKAENMQHFWNKKVTVAVAETFFLGWIDEQVLLIQGKEEHLEALREGWARRALRPPSGFHIRCLGDVSPISMSPISQSQFIPLGEILCLAISAMNSARKPVTQEALMEHLTTCFPGVPTPSQEILRHTLNTLVRERKIYPTPDGYFIVTPQTYFITPSLIRTNSKWYHLDERIPDRSQCTSPQPGTITPSASGCVRERTLPRNHCDSCHCCREDAHSMHASTLQRKPAKDCKDPYCPPSLCQVPPTEKSKSTVNFSYKTETLSKPTKDGEKQSKKFGLKLFRLSFKKDKTKQLANFSAQFPPEEWPLRDEDTPTTIPREVEMEIIRRINPDLTVENVMRHTALMKKLEEEKAHRSKAGSSAHHSGRSKKSRTHRKSHGKSRSHSKTRVSKGDPSDGSHLEVPGDREYDFCDPLTRAPREGCFIIEHKGENFIMHSNASVLEPHFPMTPEWDVSGELAKRRTEMPFPEPSRGSSHSKVHRSHSHTQDRRSRNERSNKAKERSRSMDNSKGPLGASSLGTPDDLAEGCSQDDQTPIQSYIDDSTLRPAQAAGHPRAHILSTSYKEVCIPEIVGGGKEPSSACGLLEPGKPPESVPSYGELNSCPTKAAADDYFQCNTSGETVLTAPSPLGKNKEDHDTLTLAEGVKKLPLSDRQTPLSSREPVGHKEESPKGPGGGPAASGSSADGVANGRLIQHHSAEPSSLDKRKEIFSKDTLFKPLHSTLSVNSYHKSSLSLLKSHPKTPVDILPGRCEKLEPSLGTSAAQVLPALQRQQESGGNQEASFDYYNVSDDDDSEEGANKNTEEEKNRDDVGTMQWLLEREKERDLQRKFEKNLTLLTPKETDSSSHQRTTHSARLDSMDSSSITVDSGFNSPRTRESLASNTSSIVESNRRQNPTLSPAHGGAGPAFNFRASTDPPTSEAEKLQKPSNCLQASVTSV
- the STOX2 gene encoding storkhead-box protein 2 isoform X4: MQTSCKTRKPGPRLESDVSPISMSPISQSQFIPLGEILCLAISAMNSARKPVTQEALMEHLTTCFPGVPTPSQEILRHTLNTLVRERKIYPTPDGYFIVTPQTYFITPSLIRTNSKWYHLDERIPDRSQCTSPQPGTITPSASGCVRERTLPRNHCDSCHCCREDAHSMHASTLQRKPAKDCKDPYCPPSLCQVPPTEKSKSTVNFSYKTETLSKPTKDGEKQSKKFGLKLFRLSFKKDKTKQLANFSAQFPPEEWPLRDEDTPTTIPREVEMEIIRRINPDLTVENVMRHTALMKKLEEEKAHRSKAGSSAHHSGRSKKSRTHRKSHGKSRSHSKTRVSKGDPSDGSHLEVPGDREYDFCDPLTRAPREGCFIIEHKGENFIMHSNASVLEPHFPMTPEWDVSGELAKRRTEMPFPEPSRGSSHSKVHRSHSHTQDRRSRNERSNKAKERSRSMDNSKGPLGASSLGTPDDLAEGCSQDDQTPIQSYIDDSTLRPAQAAGHPRAHILSTSYKEVCIPEIVGGGKEPSSACGLLEPGKPPESVPSYGELNSCPTKAAADDYFQCNTSGETVLTAPSPLGKNKEDHDTLTLAEGVKKLPLSDRQTPLSSREPVGHKEESPKGPGGGPAASGSSADGVANGRLIQHHSAEPSSLDKRKEIFSKDTLFKPLHSTLSVNSYHKSSLSLLKSHPKTPVDILPGRCEKLEPSLGTSAAQVLPALQRQQESGGNQEASFDYYNVSDDDDSEEGANKNTEEEKNRDDVGTMQWLLEREKERDLQRKFEKNLTLLTPKETDSSSHQRTTHSARLDSMDSSSITVDSGFNSPRTRESLASNTSSIVESNRRQNPTLSPAHGGAGPAFNFRASTDPPTSEAEKLQKPSNCLQASVTSV
- the STOX2 gene encoding storkhead-box protein 2 isoform X6; amino-acid sequence: MSPISQSQFIPLGEILCLAISAMNSARKPVTQEALMEHLTTCFPGVPTPSQEILRHTLNTLVRERKIYPTPDGYFIVTPQTYFITPSLIRTNSKWYHLDERIPDRSQCTSPQPGTITPSASGCVRERTLPRNHCDSCHCCREDAHSMHASTLQRKPAKDCKDPYCPPSLCQVPPTEKSKSTVNFSYKTETLSKPTKDGEKQSKKFGLKLFRLSFKKDKTKQLANFSAQFPPEEWPLRDEDTPTTIPREVEMEIIRRINPDLTVENVMRHTALMKKLEEEKAHRSKAGSSAHHSGRSKKSRTHRKSHGKSRSHSKTRVSKGDPSDGSHLEVPGDREYDFCDPLTRAPREGCFIIEHKGENFIMHSNASVLEPHFPMTPEWDVSGELAKRRTEMPFPEPSRGSSHSKVHRSHSHTQDRRSRNERSNKAKERSRSMDNSKGPLGASSLGTPDDLAEGCSQDDQTPIQSYIDDSTLRPAQAAGHPRAHILSTSYKEVCIPEIVGGGKEPSSACGLLEPGKPPESVPSYGELNSCPTKAAADDYFQCNTSGETVLTAPSPLGKNKEDHDTLTLAEGVKKLPLSDRQTPLSSREPVGHKEESPKGPGGGPAASGSSADGVANGRLIQHHSAEPSSLDKRKEIFSKDTLFKPLHSTLSVNSYHKSSLSLLKSHPKTPVDILPGRCEKLEPSLGTSAAQVLPALQRQQESGGNQEASFDYYNVSDDDDSEEGANKNTEEEKNRDDVGTMQWLLEREKERDLQRKFEKNLTLLTPKETDSSSHQRTTHSARLDSMDSSSITVDSGFNSPRTRESLASNTSSIVESNRRQNPTLSPAHGGAGPAFNFRASTDPPTSEAEKLQKPSNCLQASVTSV